The Diorhabda carinulata isolate Delta chromosome 4, icDioCari1.1, whole genome shotgun sequence genomic interval tttataataatgagtTTAGTTGCTGGATTCTGTTTCAAATTCATTTCCACTTCTGAAGACAACTTGAGAAATATCGAAGTGATGGAAGGTCAAAGTGattcttttttatcgaaatttgcttttattttgaaaaaaatcctgCTATATAGCTCTAGATACTTCTTTGAATGAGAAAGTCTGTTTATCGTGTTTCAAATCTGCTGGATTTATCCGTTTTAGCTGTTAAAACTTCACTTTAGGGAATATCTTACAGAAAAGTGAGGCTATATAAGCCGGAAGGGTCTATTTTGCTTCCCCAGAAGTTAATCTCTCCATTAATGTGTATAATAAACTGGTAGAGTTTAAAATTGACTTGCTTCTTCCTGCAAATTGCTTTTACCCACTCCTCTTAGAAtgttaaatttgttttcaaaagacTTTCCTTATTAGAAAACCTTGTAAGGGGCAATATCTTGCAGGAAAGTGAGGTTACGTAGTAAATCTTGCTATTAATGAGTACGACAAGTTGATAGAGGTTCAAAATGACTCGTTTTCCCCTGAAAATAGCTTTCAAATACTTCTCAAAAGTTTTCAAGAAACTTTTCTCATTGAAAAACCTTCTTCACCTTATTTTGAACTTAGGACTTCTTCGCTTCAGTTTTGTTGCTACTCTAGGGGGCATATCTTGCAGGAAAGTGAGTTTATATAATTTCCTAGTGCCTCTTGTGCTTCCACAGAAGTTAATCCTGGTATTAAAGGACTTTCCTCGTTGGAAAAATCTGTTCATCTTGTTTTAAATCTGCTGGAGATCTTAGTTTCACCTGTGGAGCTTCAATTAGAGGAATATATTGTAAAACATTGAGGTTATGTAGTTAATCTCGATATTATTGTATACAAAAAGCTGGTAAAGGCTCAAAATGATTTGTTTCTCCCTGCAAATTGTTTTCCCTATTGGAAAAACTTGTTTTAATCCTTCTggactttcttatttaaaatttgttgcCTCACTTGATGGATTATCCTGtaaaaaagtgaggttatgtgaTCTCCAAGTGCCTCTTTTGCTTCTAGATGCTTGTATTTCCTCAATTTTTGGGATCCCcctaattccaaaatatttattctgcaaTTGATTTTTGTAGATGGGGACAAAGTGATGTCACCACAAAAGGAACTGGTAGAAATCGAGGAGAAGAACCCCGAGCAGGTTGCCACATCTGCTGCAAATGAAGAACATTCGATACTTGAcgacaaaattgaaaaactgaataaactaaAACACTTGGTAGGAATGGATGATGTTAAATTCGTTCCAAGTTATTCAAACGATTCTAATACGAAGGAAAACAAGGATAATAACTCTCCTTGTGTTATATTTGTCAATCACATTCCAGGATCTGATGCCAATAATACAAATAGAACCTATTGGGAGACATTTTGTAAGTATTCGATGATTAAATACtttgattttccaaaatttttgtattctaattgattttcacagttttttctCTTTAGTTGTCTAATTATTCCCCATTTTTGTTACTTACCATCGCTTAATGTTGTTTATCCAaaaccaaataataaattttctatttttataatcattttgtgCTAAAAAAGGTCTCAGAGAAAAGAAAATGATACAAGTATTCCACTATATTCACCAAAACCAAATTCCCTAaactaaaatagtgaaaatttgttttaagtttaataCTAGAAGTATCCCGACAGtctcatttgaaattttttggtttttccagCTACGGAAAACGAACAAGTGAAAAAAACTTCTGTGCAAGAGACTTCAAGACCAATAGAAATCCCATCGTCTTCGAATGGAAATCCGttcgtttttaaaaatcttCCCCACGTTCCGAATTACCAACAGACGCCTCCAGAGGAACGCAAATTACCTAACGATGAAGAAATCCGTGCTAGATTCGTCAACAGCGAAACGGAACCATTGGTAGCACCACAAGAATTGggtatttataacaaatttccgaataaattgaaagttttattgatttttaattttattaggCGAGGATCCGATCAATCCACCATCGGAACAACCTTCCTCTTCGAGTACTAGACAGTTTTCTGATGAAACAACAGTGACATCTCCACCGGTGGTCCATATATTACCGGAAGCTTTGGTAAACGGAGCTGTAAACGTTGCCAAATCCGTTTTAAATAGATTTGTTTCCCAATCGGTGAGTTTTGCAAGTTTTATGATAAGTGTGGTGAAAATGACGATTCCGGATTGGCAGTTTGCTACTAGAACCCCATCAGTGTAGTGGATCTGTTGAAAAACGTGTATCTCGAACATCAAGTTTTGTTTCTAGTTGAAAAAAGTGTCCAAAGAAGTGGTGAAGTGTCAATCTGTCAACTTTATAACTTTAAACAGTGtttcaacatcaaaaaagtgTCCAAAGACATGTAGAAGTTTTAATGTAGTGACTTTATAGCTTTGAACAGTGtttcaacattaaaaaagtGTCAAAAAGACTGTTGAAGTGTCAATATAGTGACTTTATAGTGCACAAGTGGTGTTCGAATTATTTTAATGTGGAAACATGGAGGTGGAATGGTCCTTTGAGtgaaaaaacttatcaaaaccTGTTGAACTTACATTCAACATTTCCTGGGTGTTATATCACCGATTAAATAACCTATAAACCAaaattttggttgttttttttttattttgaaacctAGTGCTTGTTTTAAGGAACTTACAACGTGGAACCTTAACGAAACTATGTATAAACTATTTCTGTCACTTAGAAAATGGTAAACGAACCccattttaaatgaaatatttctattacttGTTCTAACGTTGGGATAAGTTCTAATTCACCCTTTCACTTCACACATTAAACGcgtttgtatttttgtttttcagacACAGGGAAATTGGGTTAACGGTCAACGAGTGGATCCCACTCGCGAGGCAAACCTGCAGGCTTTAGCCGAAATGGGTTTTTGGAACAGAGACTTGAACGCCACCCTATTGACCAGATTCGATGAAGATCTATCGAGAGTTGTTGCAGAACTCGTGCAATAATTATCCATTTGTTTTCCATTAAATTCCTTCTATAGGATTAGGTTATGCTTATGTaatcgtttttctttttatcatttaaccGTAAAAAGGGGTAAGTATGGGGTACTATAACATATTCTCCACTTAttccataataaatttttgaaatatttaacgatgaaatggaaaaaatttataatagttttatttatatcatattgagggttattttgattttaaaatcaaaatttctttatagGGTATCTCGTTATCCTGGTACCACAACTTAATTTTTAGTAACacgttttttttctattgttgactaaaaaagtcaacttttttcaaaatatggcggagatatttgttattttcttatttGCTATCCCCATAGCTATTAAAAATACCGTTTATGTggtagataataaataaaatagggTGTAATggtttagtttttaatttttttgctgtttatgcacttttatctattatttgtgatatcaaatatatattgtaGAGCTAAAGGTATCAATAAAGGTTTTTGAAAacttaaatgttttattatttctattaccaatccttcaaaataaataaaacaacgttaaaataatttatttactacaTTAATAGTCCTTAATACGACCCTGCTGTTCTACTACACATCACGTCCATTAATTCGATTATGTCATGTGACTTGTTATCGACCAATGAAAACAAGAGTCGAATATTGTCATGGTAACGATGACGTATTATCAACCAATAAAATTGAAAGCCGGGTGACGTAGGAAAAACTGTACCAGAGTCGGAGTTCatacatttaatttaaattaatctgatgaaaaatactttttcaaagaataatttaatcGCATTTTTGAATTAAGGGTTAGAACTGAAATAAAATAGGggtattattttatagttatatttGTGCATAGCACAAATttatatatcgaaaatatttttcaatattacacatttttttctacaaaagaACTGTAGGCTTAACAGAATTTGGAACAAAAGTTAACTACGtccaaatacaattaaaaaggAAGATACTTCTCTCAATTGTTTTCAACAGTTtcctattttttgttaattcaaattatcaatCTTTAACTGTATTTGATTATCTATGGTCTAATTGGTgcttcattatttattattaaaaataatttattgtctaataaaactaatttacGATATagataagaatttattttttagttaactACGACCAAttacaattagaaaaaaaagagAATCTCTATTTTGACGGAAACTGTCAactcccattttttcattaactcaaataacaatatttaactgcaaataaatatctattatcTAGCTAGTGCTTTTTCATTTaccatcaaaaataattttccgtCTACTGAAATTAATGTCCAAACCTGTTAACCACAGATATCGAATGTATTCTCTAGTTAACTACGActaattacaattaaaaaaaagaagacgcTTTTGTCATTTGACAGTTTCAGCAAACTTCCATATTTCGTTGTGATTCATTTTACAGAAACATTAtacatcaaaaattatttatttttcatacatcTCATTATATATCCAGAATTCATGTTAGAATATACATCTCGAAGAATTTTATCCAGGTTGGTTAAGTGTATTTGGTTATTTCTTATAGCACAATCCactttgaagaatttttatatttgaattttcccATATTAACTTGTAActactttttttaattgttttaccttatctatataaaatagtttgaaactttttttttcttttgattgatCGATCTAGCACCTAAACTTTTACAGTTTGctattatacataattttcacAAACTAGTTTTTCCCATTTTAACTTTTACTGGATCGGATTGggtacgttttttttgttttaccttatctatataaaatagtttgaaaCTTATTTTCTCTTTTGATGTATCGATCTAGCTCCTAAACTAGTTTCATACCATTCCagaaaaaataatcacatagcAAGAGTTGTTTAtcatgtattattattatattgaataattaaattttaaatatttctaatgcGAAAATAAGGTTAATTAAAACACTTTCAacgataaatatatatatatttacaataactatacaaaaattacaattatttatatacataaatttaatatcttcaacataaaatttgacatttgacgttgacaaatcaattttattctgCGTTCTGTTGTATTGAACGAATCGCAAGTTGTTCGATATTCCATTACTTCGATTCGACATAGTAACATAGATAATATTAACTATTCGATATATCACGGAACAGTTTTATAGTGCAAAAAAGTACTCTTATGTCATACTTCCACGTTATCTATGCTTTTACGAACGTAGGATTATCAATACCTTTTTGTGAACTCAATTCCGATATCTCGGTAGTCGTTTCCGATTGTTCGTTATTGATGTAACGGTATTTCGTTGCCATATAAGTGAAAAGTAACATATCGGCAACCATTAAACCAGTGTACAAGAAAAAATCGTTACTctgtaaaaaacaataaaagttaaaGACTTTTATAACACATcttatcatttattattgttttattaatttttttaaataaaatgatatgtTAATGAAATATAGAGATgggaattgatatttaaaaataacagttcCGTTATACTAacttgtttttcgaaaattttagcAGATTCGACTATGACTATAATCAAGTTTCCAAAAGCAGTCGTTAGAAGGAAACAAGCTTGTAGTAGTGATTTCATCGTAACCGGCGCTTGCGTATACGAAAACTCCAATCCGGTTATGGAAAACATTATTTCCGCCGCCGTTATTATGAAATACTGAGGTAGCAGCCACGCCATATGAATACTGTTCGGTTCAGTTACAATCAGATAACTCATTTTCAATCCTTCGTCctgaaaaacgtttttattacGATTTAAATATTCCGATCGACGTCGATTTACCGACCTTGTTAATCATTACGGTGTACGTTCCGCCGAGCTGGAAATCTACGGGGTCCTGTAGCGTTTCGTTTCCTATTCCTATCGACCATTTACCGGGTCCTGGTAGTTGGAAAGTGGAAAATTCCCCGGCTTCGACGTCGACAGTTTCGCTTCCTTTCGAATAAACGACAGATTCGTCGTTACCGTAAACAAGAGTCCTTATCACAGGATATCCGGTTTCACTTTTCGCGACGTTATccgtataataaataaaatcgttaCTCGAGTAAACGAATATTCCGTACGCGTGCGCGTCTTGGACGGTGATATATCGTTTCGTGGCGTTTATTTCGAAGGTTATTTCGGTCGTACCGGAATCAACCGGTACGTCTTTTTGGACGTACGCAGACATTGATGGTACGACTGTGGATAGATGTAAACCGTCTGCTTTTATTGGTATCGGTGACGTGGAAGGGTTGTATATGCGTAATTGGATGTTGTTGGTCGAGGGGAGGATCGGTTCGTGGCTTTCTATGGCTATTGAAACCAAAGCGGAAACCGCGAAAGCTACTGCTGCCAAGAAACCCCCGCATACCATCCTCTGTAACGGGGTCTTCAATAAATTGCATCTACCTGatgttaaaatcattttaaaactgTACAATTATAAGAATTATAAGTTTAACTAGCAGAAATTgaggtttttattgaaattttgacgtttttttgaaattttatctgTCAAATTTCCACTCCAGGATATAGTTTAACTGTTTTTTCATATAGGTCAAGGCCAAGTTAcatggaaaagaagaataaccttactttacaatataaaaatgggGGGTTTCTcgaacaaattaataattccGTCGTCATATATctcaattttgtaaataagacgttgaaattgaattttgaatatacagggtgtttgtaataacaattttttttgaatatattaatgtTATGATAAATTTACCATTACTCAGGGTACTTTTATTTGAACACCcgatatattttcattaaagaacatgtaaatttgatatatattccCAAAATGTggt includes:
- the LOC130892170 gene encoding peptide transporter family 1-like isoform X3 is translated as MRTILVIYLTKILFYSEADAKIIYHTFTMFVYFFPVLGAILSDSFLGKFNTILYVSMVYAGGSVLLALSATDPIGLPKKEFSIIGLLLIALGTGGIKPCVSAFGGDQFVLPQQELQFATFFSLFYFAINAGSLISTFLTPVLRNNVHCFGNESCFPLAFAVPGILMIISIVIFAAGRPLYRIKKPEGNVIVQAAKCISHAISRKYKKCASKKDHWLDYAEEEYGKKLVSDIKSALHVMVLYLPLPIFWALYDQQGSGWTFQAVRMDGNIGFYTILPDQMQVVNPLLILSFIPLFSYYVYPLLGRCNLLKTPLQRMVCGGFLAAVAFAVSALVSIAIESHEPILPSTNNIQLRIYNPSTSPIPIKADGLHLSTVVPSMSAYVQKDVPVDSGTTEITFEINATKRYITVQDAHAYGIFVYSSNDFIYYTDNVAKSETGYPVIRTLVYGNDESVVYSKGSETVDVEAGEFSTFQLPGPGKWSIGIGNETLQDPVDFQLGGTYTVMINKDEGLKMSYLIVTEPNSIHMAWLLPQYFIITAAEIMFSITGLEFSYTQAPVTMKSLLQACFLLTTAFGNLIIVIVESAKIFEKQSNDFFLYTGLMVADMLLFTYMATKYRYINNEQSETTTEISELSSQKGIDNPTFVKA
- the LOC130892170 gene encoding peptide transporter family 1-like isoform X2, producing MTLKKDQKLPYPKSVFFIVSNEFCERFSYYGMRTILVIYLTKILFYSEADAKIIYHTFTMFVYFFPVLGAILSDSFLGKFNTILYVSMVYAGGSVLLALSATDPIGLPKKEFSIIGLLLIALGTGGIKPCVSAFGGDQFVLPQQELQFATFFSLFYFAINAGSLISTFLTPVLRNNVHCFGNESCFPLAFAVPGILMIISIVIFAAGRPLYRIKKPEGNVIVQAAKCISHAISRKYKKCASKKDHWLDYAEEEYGKKLVSDIKSALHVMVLYLPLPIFWALYDQQGSGWTFQAVRMDGNIGFYTILPDQMQVVNPLLILSFIPLFSYYVYPLLGRCNLLKTPLQRMVCGGFLAAVAFAVSALVSIAIESHEPILPSTNNIQLRIYNPSTSPIPIKADGLHLSTVVPSMSAYVQKDVPVDSGTTEITFEINATKRYITVQDAHAYGIFVYSSNDFIYYTDNVAKSETGYPVIRTLVYGNDESVVYSKGSETVDVEAGEFSTFQLPGPGKWSIGIGNETLQDPVDFQLGGTYTVMINKDEGLKMSYLIVTEPNSIHMAWLLPQYFIITAAEIMFSITGLEFSYTQAPVTMKSLLQACFLLTTAFGNLIIVIVESAKIFEKQSNDFFLYTGLMVADMLLFTYMATKYRYINNEQSETTTEISELSSQKGIDNPTFVKA